CGCAATGGTGGTTAAGTGTCCGCCAAGGTTCTTGGTCAGCTTGGTCTTTATTCTCGCACTCTTTAGGTGGGTTAGAGATGGCCATCTTCCTCAGCCTGATTGCAGCTTGGATCATACCGTTGTTTAAGTAGTTAAGCTTTGCCAGTCCAGCTTCCCTGCATGGACTTTAACCACATCAACAGGAATATCTTCGGGAAGCAATGTGGTGAGAACCTCATCATCGAGTGATGTCAGAACAGCTAGTCGGTTGGCTTGTTGTTCAATACTCTTCTCAAACAAATTACGCACCACTCTAGCATTACCAAAGGTTCGATCTCGATTGGTATAGAGTTCTGAAAACAGGGTTCTTAGCTTCTCTTTGGTAGCGGAAGTCAAGCGAAAATGGCTTTTGCCAGACATCTTTTCAAAGATGGCCAGCAACTCTTCTGGTTTGTAGTGGTTGAAGTAAAAATAGCGATTAAAACGAGATTTTAAGCCAGGATTTGATTCAATAAAAGTGGTCATTTCATCGGTGTAGCCTGCCACGATGATAACTAGGCGATCGCGATAATCTTCCATCCGTTTGAGCAAAACATCGATCGCTTCTTGACCAAAATCACGTCCAGCTTCTTTAGGAACTAGAGCATAAGCTTCGTCAATAAACAGAACGCCATCTAGAGCCGAGTTAATTAATTCATCTACTTTCTGTGCTGTTTGACCCACATAACCCGCCACTAAACCTGTGCGATCGGTCTCTACTAAATGTCCCTTCTTCAGAAACCCCAGGCCGTGGTAGATCCGCCCCATCAACCGAGCTACAGTGGTCTTCCCGGTTCCAGGTGGCCCACAGAATACAGCATGGAGTGATACTGAAGTTTGAGCTAAACCTCGCTCGGCTCGTACTTTCTGGATTTTGAGGAAATTAGTTAAAGTTCTGACCTCTTCTTTAATATTTTCCATCCCAGTCAGATCATTCAGTTCAGCTAACGCCTGCTCCAGAATCTCTTCTGGTTTCTGTGTGCTAGGAGTGGCTGTTGAGTCAGGAGTTGCTCCAGCATTTGTAGCAGCGTTTGATGGGGAGCTTGGTGTGGCAGGAACTAGGTGAGAGATCGATTTTAATCCCGCCTGGTAATTCTCTAATTTCTGATAGGAATGTAGCCGCTGCCAGATGAGAGACAGAGATTCCAAATCTTGTAGATCGACGGTACTGTCTGCTTTAACGATAGTCTGGGCAAATTTGTAGAGAGCATTGGTTATATCTCCCAAATAGTTAGTGCCCTTCTCCTCATCCAGTTGATTCAAAATAGAAGGTAAGATCAACTCCTCAGGCTGTTGATCTTTAGTGAAGTCTAACAGTAACTGCAACGTGATTTTTTGATACTGTAACTGGACTTCGGAAGAAGTTTCCCATAGATTGACAGCGGCGTTGAGTTTGTCGGCATCCTGCTTAATTAGGGCATAGACCACCAAATAGGCCATCAATTCCGCAGAACTCAAATTTCCAGTACTGCGGCCACAGAGTTGCACGATTTTGGCCAGATCGATCAAGATAGCGTCAGCGAATCTGGCATCTAAACTCAGGAGAGGCGAGAGAGACTTGTAGAGCAGATTTGCTTCTTTTCGCAGCAGTCGGAAATTCACAAAGTGTTTGAAATCCACAAAAAGCTCCTCTATTGGCGATCGCTGATCAGCTAGCAACGCTTCTTTTCAATTCTGCTGAATTTTAATCTGTTTGCCTTTGGGCGTCAGCCTCATTAGGAGCGAATATAGCTCAGTTCAGAATTTGATTACCGATGAATTTCACCCAGTTGGATGATCTATTTGGGTCGTGACGCCACCTAACAATCCCGCCTAATCTAGATGCATCATTGAATCATCAAGCCTAATTCAGTTGTCAGTCATCCTTAGGAGGCACTCATGCTACATCATCTTTCTGTTTCCGTTAAAAACCCTCAGCACGTTGCCAGCGTCTTAGCAGAAGTTCTCCAGGGTCGAGTGCTGCCCTTTCCTCCCAATCCTGGTAGTTACCTTGTTTTCGCCGCTGATGAGTTTGGTACTGGAATTGAGCTGTATCCTTTGGGAAGTGAATTAATTCCAGATGCCTGGGAAGGACAAGCAGGCTTCCAAGTGAATGAACAGCAGTCTTCTCCGTACACGCCTGTGCATGCCGCTTTTTCTGTCTCCCTCAGCTTAGAAGAGATTGAGCGCATTGGTGAACGAGAAGGCTGGCGGGTGTTTCCAGCTAACCGAGATGGCTTGTTTGATGTGATTGAGTTCTGGGTGGAAAACCGCTTGATGCTAGAATTCTTTACCCCTACAATGGCCCAAAAATATATGCATGTCTTTAGCCCTGCCAGCCTCGAACAGGCTTCCGAGCAATTTGTCACGACCGCAGAAGCCCGCCGCTAATCAGTTGATTTTAGGCGATCGCCTCCCGATAAAAGTTCTGCATCTCTGCAAACCACTGCTGGCGCGAGTCATCCCAGCTATAAAACATGTGTCCACCTTGGAAATGTTTCAGCCTCAGGTTGGGGCGGATCTCAGGGTTGAGCTTCATTAGATCTGCTAGATGATTGGAGGCAAAGTAGGGAGTGACCAGATCAAAAAATCCGTGGGTGATATACACCTGCATATAAGGGTTCAGCGTCATTCCTACCCGCAGGTCATCAACTGCACCAATAAAGCCTTGTTTCAACTCTCCTTTGAGATCAAACTGCCAAGCTTTAAAGGTTTCCATATTCAGGAGGTGGTAGGTCAAATCTGTTTCCACACCCAAGGTGTCGCGCAAGTGGCTGTTGATGGCTCCTGTAAACAGGCGATCGAGCCCATCCAAAGTGGGGTCAATGCCTTGGTAAACGGTGCGATCGGGAAAAGGATCGATCGCGGTAATAGAAGCATCATACAATCCGACAATTCGCTGGCGATCGCGCAACAGTTCTCTCGAAAAGACTTCAATGTCAACTCGTCCAGCTTGTCTTTCTACGAGGGATACAGGCAAGCCAATCAAATTGGCGATTTGTTGATAAGCTGTTTGACGTTCCTCAGAAGTCAGGGCATCTCCCATTGCTAGCAGCGGAATCAGCGTCTTACGGGCAAAGAGTTCGGCTGCGGTCATATGAGCGGATAGATTGCCTGGTTCTCCAGCCCACTGAGCGCGTCCATGATGAGCTGCGGCTGCGGCCAAGGAAGGCAATAGAGTTGCCCAAGAGGTGAGATTGTAATCGTTCCCGCCTAGCAAGCTGAATTCTAAGGCAGGAGAGATTAAGATCGCTCCGGAAAGACCAATGCCAAACTCTTGCTGTAACTTGCGAGCCAACTTGGCCACCCGGAAGCCACCATAACTCTCTCCCGCGATAAAGATGGGGGATAACCAACGTTTGCGGCGCGAGAGAAATCTTTGAATAAACTCTCCTAGCGCCTTCAAATCTCGCTCAACTTCCCAAAACTCTACTTCCTTGGGTTTATCACTTTCTTTAGAATTGGCTGACTCGCCCGACTTATCCTGTTTATCTTGATCCGCTGGTAAACTGCGGCTAAAACCAGTCCCAATGGGATCAATAAACACCAAATCCGTAAAGCTGAGCCAACTTTCGAAATTATCGACCAATCGCACCGGAGGCTTTGGCAAACCACCATTGGCATCAAAGTAGATCCGCTTTGGCCCTAACGCACCCATGTGTAGATAGGCAGAAGCAGCCCCAGGCCCACCATTAAAGACAAAAGTCAGGGGGCGAGCCGTTGCTTCATCCGCTTCAGCTAGGTAAGCGACATGGAACATTTCCGCCACAGGTTTTTCTTGGTCAAACAAAGTTTGCCACTCGGCTGAGGCTGTATAGCGAATCCGGCGATCGCTCAGCGCCAGAGCATGTTCAGTAGTGCTGGACTTACGGACTACAGCGGGAGAAGTTTCAGACATAGGCTCAGGTGGGGCAATCTTCAGATGGGGGTAGTCTTTAGACTAGCATTCAGAATAATTCCTGAAAGTCAGCGATCATCACTGCCTCAAGGATTAAAAGGAGGATGAGGCCAATCCAGGAAAGTCGGTTAGATAGTTGGCTCAGATGGCGTTGCCGCCTAAATCCTAGGGCTAAGCTGCAAATCTGTAGAATTGAAGTCAAAAACAACAGCCCAAGCAGCCATAAAAATCCAGGCCCAGGACCGTAAAGCAAAAAGCCAGTGAAGTCCAGCGGTCTTACTCCAGGTGCCATCCCTAGGAGAACCAGGGAAAGAATCAGCAAACTACCCACTAGAGACAACAGCCAAAATAAAATTCTGATGACTAGGCTCATAAACTAAGCAACACGTTATCTCGCAGTGCAACGATACAGTTGATAAGGCACGCCAATACGATGATAGTTCTCTTCGTCGCGATCGCAAGTCACCGCTTCGGCTCCCAAGTTAGCTTGGCTCGGTAAACTCAACTGCGCTGGAAATTCTTGACGCCTTAAACCACTCCCGACAATCCACAAGTTCGGTGGACTAGAGACAGGCGGCTGCACTTTGGCTAGGTTTTGCCAGAATTGGCTGTAGGTCGGTCTGCGGCTCAAGAAACCAAAGGAGATGTTTTTGTTGATGTCTGGAGAGACGAGCGATCGCCGATGCACTTCTAAGTCGAAGCTGAGTCCTAACGCTACTTCTAAGAGGGTGTCATACCCCGCTACGACTACTAGAGGTTTAGTAGGTTCCAGCAGGAAGTTTTCAACGACTCGTTGTGGCTGATAGGGTTTTTGAAAGGTTAAACCCAGTCCTAAAAAGATACAGCTAAGGAAACCGACCAATAAGACACTAAGCTGAACTCGGTAGGCTGTCCAGTAGTGCTGCCAAGATATTTTTTCAGGCCAGGGATGATTTTGAGACAGCCGAGCTAAACTGGTTCCTAGCAAAGCGCAAACTGCTGGATAGTAGACAAAGTTGTAGCGAGGTACCACTGTGATGTCTTTACCTAAGACATAAACAATTCCCAAAAATTCCAGCACCACGCAAAAGATAAAACTACTGAGAGTGATCGTGGCTAGATGGGTTTCTGGCTCTCTCCACAGCTGTTTTAAGCCGCGAATAACATAGCGCCCAAACCAGACTGTAAACACTAACATTAGTAGAGCAGCTGGAATTGCGAGCCAGAGCGGCTGATTTTCAACAGGAAAGGAGACCACCATGATTAGCCAAGCCGCAGGCAGTTGATAGAGCGGTGCCAACTTGTCTAGCCAACTGGGTTGAAAAGGAGATAGCCAATCAGTCTCTGGACGACCTGTGTGGCTGAGTAATGTCGGAATCCAAGGGAGATAACTCAAAGCCACGCCAGAAATGGCTAGGGCGATCGCTCCCCAATGATAACGAGAGATTCTAGAGCGTTGCCAAACTGCCATCCCGACTAGAGTAACCACTTGCCCCACAAACGCTAACAAGAAAAAATAGTGGATGTAGAACCCAATGCCGTTGACCAAAATCCAACCGAGCCAAGGCAAGGGTCTGGTCCGCCGCGATCGCCACAGATCCTGTTGCATCTGCACTAATCCCAACAGGGCCAGCGTAATCAACAACATTGGCAAAGTATAGTGACGCGCCTCCTGCGAGAGATAAACTGCAAAAGGAGATACCGCCATCAGAGCTGCGGCCATCAACCCTGCTCTGGGAGAGAAAGCAACCCGATTTAGGCCATAGATAGCGATGATGACTGCAACACCAAATAAAGCGGGAAGCGATCGCAGCTTCCACACCCAAGACTGCGCCAATGGATTAACCCACTGCAACCAACCATGCAGCAGGCAAAAGAACAGCGGCGGATGCACAGATTCGGTACTGACAGTTTGAGCAATTTGCGGGCAACTAATCCCCGCCTTGAGCGTAAACACTTGCTCCAGAACCGTATGGGGAAACAACACATTCAGCGGCACATCATAGTAGCTACGACCAAAGCTAAAAATGGCCGTAATCACTTCATCCAGCCAGAGGGGTTTGGCATCCAAATTCCAGAAGCGTAAGGCTGTCCCCAGAGCGATCGCCCCAACCAAAGCCAAATAGTGTAAACGTTTCATGCGCCCCAGATCTCGTCATCCACTGAAAAGTCTACTGCTGCTTTGTCCCGACCAGAGACGAGATAATCATTCTGAAACGAGTCTTGCAGGCCAGAAACGAGATTGAACTTAGGCTGCCAGTTGAGTTCCGCGATCGCCTTCTGTATAGAAGCAAAGAAGTGTTGAGTTCGGAAGGGGAAAGCTTTCCGTTTACCAAAATCAAACTGCTTCGGGTCGTAATGCACAACTTCAACCGCATCCGCAGACTTACCCGCAGCCACGGCACAAGCCCGCGCCAAGCCATCAAAGGTGACATAGCGATCGCCAGAGATATTGTAAATTTGTCCAATTGCCGCAGGATTGCCTAGCACATTTGCCATTGCCTGAGCTAAATCCTGCACATGCCCTAGTTGCGTCAGATGCAGCCCGTGTCCTGGGATCGGAATCGGGCGATCGCGCACAATGCGATCAAAAAACCAAGCTTCTAAGTCGTTGTAGTTTTGCGGGCCGTAGATATAAGTAGGACGAATTGAGGTAAACGGTAATCCCTGCTCCGCTAGATAAGCTTCCGTCTCATGCTTACCACGATGCCGACTTTTAGGATCTACTGCATCTCCCTCCACATGCGGCATCTGATCTGATTTCAGATACACCCCCGCCGAACTCATATAGACAAAATGTTGCACTTTATCTTTGAACAGTTCTGCTAACGGTTGGGTATCGCTCAACTCTCGACCGTTGTTATCAAAGATGGCATCAAATGATTCTGGGGCTAATTTTTCCTTGAGTTGAGCAGAGTCCGTGCGATCGCCATGAATTTGCTGCACCCCCGCTACCGGAGCAGGTTTATTCCCTCGGTTGAACAAAACCACTTCATGCCCTTGCTCCACCAGAATTCGGGTCAGGTAAACCCCAATAAATCGAGTACCACCCATAATCAAAATTCGCATGTTCCACATCTCCTCATAACACAGCTTTATTATCTTAGGATGTGGGCAGGAGAAGCTAGGAATCAGGAACCAGGAACTAGAAGCCAGAATTCAGGAATTGAGAGACTTACTCCCTATATAAATAGTTCAAAACCCCTCTCCGAGCAGAGAAGGGTTAAGAAAGAGAGCAGGT
This region of Trichocoleus desertorum NBK24 genomic DNA includes:
- a CDS encoding AAA family ATPase, which codes for MDFKHFVNFRLLRKEANLLYKSLSPLLSLDARFADAILIDLAKIVQLCGRSTGNLSSAELMAYLVVYALIKQDADKLNAAVNLWETSSEVQLQYQKITLQLLLDFTKDQQPEELILPSILNQLDEEKGTNYLGDITNALYKFAQTIVKADSTVDLQDLESLSLIWQRLHSYQKLENYQAGLKSISHLVPATPSSPSNAATNAGATPDSTATPSTQKPEEILEQALAELNDLTGMENIKEEVRTLTNFLKIQKVRAERGLAQTSVSLHAVFCGPPGTGKTTVARLMGRIYHGLGFLKKGHLVETDRTGLVAGYVGQTAQKVDELINSALDGVLFIDEAYALVPKEAGRDFGQEAIDVLLKRMEDYRDRLVIIVAGYTDEMTTFIESNPGLKSRFNRYFYFNHYKPEELLAIFEKMSGKSHFRLTSATKEKLRTLFSELYTNRDRTFGNARVVRNLFEKSIEQQANRLAVLTSLDDEVLTTLLPEDIPVDVVKVHAGKLDWQSLTT
- a CDS encoding S10 family peptidase, whose translation is MSETSPAVVRKSSTTEHALALSDRRIRYTASAEWQTLFDQEKPVAEMFHVAYLAEADEATARPLTFVFNGGPGAASAYLHMGALGPKRIYFDANGGLPKPPVRLVDNFESWLSFTDLVFIDPIGTGFSRSLPADQDKQDKSGESANSKESDKPKEVEFWEVERDLKALGEFIQRFLSRRKRWLSPIFIAGESYGGFRVAKLARKLQQEFGIGLSGAILISPALEFSLLGGNDYNLTSWATLLPSLAAAAAHHGRAQWAGEPGNLSAHMTAAELFARKTLIPLLAMGDALTSEERQTAYQQIANLIGLPVSLVERQAGRVDIEVFSRELLRDRQRIVGLYDASITAIDPFPDRTVYQGIDPTLDGLDRLFTGAINSHLRDTLGVETDLTYHLLNMETFKAWQFDLKGELKQGFIGAVDDLRVGMTLNPYMQVYITHGFFDLVTPYFASNHLADLMKLNPEIRPNLRLKHFQGGHMFYSWDDSRQQWFAEMQNFYREAIA
- a CDS encoding glycosyltransferase family 39 protein, whose protein sequence is MKRLHYLALVGAIALGTALRFWNLDAKPLWLDEVITAIFSFGRSYYDVPLNVLFPHTVLEQVFTLKAGISCPQIAQTVSTESVHPPLFFCLLHGWLQWVNPLAQSWVWKLRSLPALFGVAVIIAIYGLNRVAFSPRAGLMAAALMAVSPFAVYLSQEARHYTLPMLLITLALLGLVQMQQDLWRSRRTRPLPWLGWILVNGIGFYIHYFFLLAFVGQVVTLVGMAVWQRSRISRYHWGAIALAISGVALSYLPWIPTLLSHTGRPETDWLSPFQPSWLDKLAPLYQLPAAWLIMVVSFPVENQPLWLAIPAALLMLVFTVWFGRYVIRGLKQLWREPETHLATITLSSFIFCVVLEFLGIVYVLGKDITVVPRYNFVYYPAVCALLGTSLARLSQNHPWPEKISWQHYWTAYRVQLSVLLVGFLSCIFLGLGLTFQKPYQPQRVVENFLLEPTKPLVVVAGYDTLLEVALGLSFDLEVHRRSLVSPDINKNISFGFLSRRPTYSQFWQNLAKVQPPVSSPPNLWIVGSGLRRQEFPAQLSLPSQANLGAEAVTCDRDEENYHRIGVPYQLYRCTAR
- a CDS encoding NAD-dependent epimerase/dehydratase family protein — protein: MRILIMGGTRFIGVYLTRILVEQGHEVVLFNRGNKPAPVAGVQQIHGDRTDSAQLKEKLAPESFDAIFDNNGRELSDTQPLAELFKDKVQHFVYMSSAGVYLKSDQMPHVEGDAVDPKSRHRGKHETEAYLAEQGLPFTSIRPTYIYGPQNYNDLEAWFFDRIVRDRPIPIPGHGLHLTQLGHVQDLAQAMANVLGNPAAIGQIYNISGDRYVTFDGLARACAVAAGKSADAVEVVHYDPKQFDFGKRKAFPFRTQHFFASIQKAIAELNWQPKFNLVSGLQDSFQNDYLVSGRDKAAVDFSVDDEIWGA